Below is a genomic region from Listeria swaminathanii.
ATAATTTTATTTTCAAGTTCATCTAATATACCTCTCCAAGGCATATGTACCACTCCTTTTTATAATTTCCCTGCCGCTAAAAATTACTTAGCAGCAGGGAATCGATGTTTTATGGCTCTATTTACGGAAAAGACGTAGTAAAAACGCGCCTGCTAGTGAGAATAGTCCAAGTCCAACCCATGGAAGACTACTGTTTGTATCTCCAGTTGATGGGAGATCACTTGCTGAGATGGAAGTAGTTCCATCAGCACTATAACCTGAGGAAAGCATTGTTCCTGAACCGGTCGAATTCATACTCGAAACGGTTACGCTAGTTCCCCCGTTAGAAGTCCCAGTAGTTCCGCCTCCATTGGTGGAAGGATTTGTTCCTCCGTCAGCATCGGCATCGGCGTCAGCATCAGCATCGGCATCAGCGTCCGCATCGGCGTCAGCATCGGCATCAGCATCAGCATCGGCATCAGAGTCTACTAAAGGTAGAACTGTTACGGATACGTCATCACTTGTTTTTACTTCATCGCCGTATTTAGCTGTTACTTGAAGATGAATAACATCTCCAGCTTTCAAATTATAATTAGGGATATTGATTGTATAGGTTCCATCTGCATGGATTAACACATTTCCAATTACAGTACCGTCTGGAAGAGTCAAGTTAATATAGAAAACTGTTCCAGCTGGAGCATCAGATTGCAATGATTTAAGAAGGGCATTGATGTTCATGTTTTTATAAATTGAGGAACCTGAAATTGTTTTAGTTCCTTCGTATATTGGATTTACAGTTGGTTTTTCAACTAGGAAATCTCTCCAGTCAATGTCTACGTCGGCATCGGCGTCAGCATCAGCGTCGGCATCGGCATCCGCATCAGCGTCAGCATCGGCATCGGCGTCAGCATCAGCGTCGGCATCCGCATCAGCGTCGGCATCCGCATCGGCATCCGCGTCAGCATCAGCGTCGGCATCGGCATCCGCATCGGCATCAGCATCAGCGTCGGCATCGGCGTCAGCATCAGCGTCAGCATCGGCATCCGCATCAGCGTCGGCATCCGCATCGGCATCCGCGTCGGCATCCGCATCAGCATCCGCATCAGCGTCGGCATCCGCATCCGCATCGGCGTCCGCATCGGCGTCGGCATCGGCATCGGCATCAGCATCCGCATCGGCGTCCGCATCAGCGTCCGCATCAGCGTCGGCATCGGCGTCAGCATCAGCGTCAGCATCCGCATCAGCGTCGGCATCAGCATCAGCGTCAGCATCGGCATCCGCATCCGCATCCGCATCCGCATCAGCGTCGGCATCCGCATCAGCGTCGGCATCCGCATCAGCGTCGGCATCCCCATCGGCATCGGCGTCGGCATCGGCATCGGCGTCAGCGTCAGCATCGGCATCAGCGTCGGCATCAGCGTCGGCATCGGCGTCGGCATCGGCATCGGCGTCAGCATCAGCGTCGGCATCCGCATCGGCATCCGCATCAGCATCGGCATCCGCATCGGCATCCGCATCAGCATCGGCATCCGCATCAGCATCGGCATCGGCATCCGCATCGGCATCGGCGTCAGCATCTGCATCTGCATCCGCATCAGCATCGGCGTCAGCATCAGCGTCGGCATCGGCGTCAGCATCAGCGTCAGCATCCGCATCAGCGTCGGCATCAGCATCCGCATCGGCGTCAGCATCGGCATCAGCGTCAGCATCCGCATCCGCATCCGCATCGGCGTCCGCATCAGCGTCGGCATCAGCGTCGGCATCGGCGTCCGCATCAGCATCAGCATCAGCGTCGGCATCGGCATCAGCATCAGCGTCGGCATCAGCGTCGGCATCGGCGTCAGCGTCGGCGTCAGCATCCGCATCGGCATCGGCGTCAGCATCGGCATCAGCGTCAGCATCCGCATCAGCGTCTGCATCAGCGTCGGCATCTGCATCCGCATCCGCATCGGCGTCAGCATCAGCGTCGGCATCGGCGTCAGCATCAGCGTCAGCATCCGCATCAGCATCCGCATCCCCAACATCCGTAGTTATAAACCCACGAGCCGCATTACTATTCAGCAAATCAATATCCAAAAGCCCATCACCAGTTCTAGCAGCAAAATCCAATTTCCCGTCATTTGCACTAGGTAGTGCCGTAACGCCAAGAGCTAGTAAATCAATCGTCAAAGTGAAAGTAGATACACTACTAACCCCAACACCAAGTAAATGATTTACTTTGGCGCCAATCGCATTTTTACTAGGATCAATAAAGAAATTAGTGGAATTACTACCATTAACTGTCCCTTGATTAAATAACCCGATATTTCCAATTCCTAGATAAGCAATTTTGTAATCAATTTTTGTATTTGCTCTTATATTTGGATTACTCAAAATAGAAGAAAGCTCGCTAGGTAACTCAAAATACGGATAGTACGTAGACGCCGCACTAGCGCTGAGCAATTGATTCCCAGAAAGAGTAATTACTAATTTCCCATTTGAATACTGTGTATTCAAATTAGAATTACCTAACAAATCAATCGTCGCTGCATCCGCTTGAATACCACTTAGGGCAAATTTGTGATTAAAAGAATCGTAATTCACAGTGACAGGCGCTACCATCATTGTTGTGGTTGTAATAAGAGCCGCAATTAATTTTGCTTTTTGCGCTCGCTTTTGGTCTAATCTACGTCTGTAATCTACACGCTGTTTTTTCATCATTTTTCCCCCTTAAAAATCAATCGTTCTTGATTTTGAAAAATAACTGAAAACAGAATAAAGGTATTTAATTATGTTTTATTAATAAGCTAACTATTAAGTATCCCCTGAACCTTTATCCAATATCAGATTCAAATCATTTTATCAACATGCCCCTCCTTTCTTTTTCGAACCTACCACTAGTTGTTATAACCCGTTAGATAACTTTACTATATAGTATATTTTTAAAAATTAAAGTAAAAAGTACTAGAACAAAAAAATACTTCAATTCAAACGCATTAGTCTAAAAGTTACACAAATATGCGCATTTATAGCTTATATTTAAACTTTAGCACTGTTTCGCACGAGGTAAAAAGACCTATCAAAACCAACTTTACATGAATTGTCTTTCAATTGTATACAAATCTTTTTAAAATGGTTCTTCACTTCCGATTCTATTTGTACGCAAAAAAAATAGCCCTTTTTCAAGGGCTTCATTTTTTTAATAAAGATATGCTTTTTTCAGTTGTTCTTTTTTGTCGTCTGTCAGTCCGAGTTTTTCTTTTAAGAAGTTATCCATCGAGCCATATTTAGCATCAATTTCATCGAAGGCTGCATTGATATAAGATTCACGCACTTCCATTACTGCAGTCATTCCGGCAATGACTTTTTTATTATCGGTTTTTGCTGCAACGGCTTCAATTGCTTTTTTATTGTCCGCGGCGCGATATTTATTGGATAACATATAATCGTCAATAACGGTATTTTTATCCACACCTAGTGCCGAGAGAACTAAAGCCGTACCAAATCCAGCCCGGTCTTTTCCAGCTGTACAGTGCCACAAAACGGAGCCATCTTGGTTTGCTAGTAGTATATCGAAAAATTCTTTATAGGCTTGGATGGATGTTTCATCGGTAATAAAACTTTTATTGGCATTGATGAGAAATGTTTCTGGATTATCCATTTTGGCTAGGCTTGCAGTTAAATCTTGCACGCTTGTGGATGCGCCGTTATCTTTCATGACAGAATCGTGTGTATAGGTAACGTCTGTGAGTTTTGGATCTGGTTTGGCCGTTACTTCTGAATTCGTTCGAAAATCAACTATTTGTGAAAGATCGTATGTATTTACGAGTTTCTTTTTATCGGAATCACTTAAATTAGCGAGTTCGGCACTTCGAATGAGTTTATGGGGTTTAATGGTTAGCCCATCAGTTGTTTTATAACCGCCTAAGTCACGGACATTTACGGCACCTTCTAATTTGATTTGACTACCTGGTTTTAAGGTTGTTTTTTCGGTTTTCACATTTGCTTCTGCTTTTTCTTCTGAGGGCGCTCCGCATCCCCCTAATAGTAATGTTGCGCTTAATACCCCTGCTCCTGTTACTTTTACCCAATTTTTCATTCTTTCTCCTCCTTTTGTAAGCTTAATTGTCATTATAGCAATGCAATTTATTGGTTGAATGAAGGGTTTGTAAAGAAATGATTTTTAGGGTGTTAAGGTATAAAAAAAGCCAAAACCTGGAATGGGTTTTGGCTTTTTGAATTAAAATGGCATTTTGAAATTGCCGAATGGATTTTTTCCTTTTTTGCCTTTTCCTCCACCAGTCATTTGCTTCATCATTTTTTTCATTTCAGCAAATTGTTTTAGAAGGCGATTGATTTCTTGAACTGGACGTCCGCTACCACGAGCAATCCGTTTTCTTCTGCTAGCATTGATGATATCTGGATTATCTTTTTCGTTTTTAGTCATTGATTTGATAATCGCTTCAATGTGACCAAGTTGTTTATCATCTACATTCATGTTGTCGAGGCCTTTCATTTTGTTTGCCCCGGGCATCATTTTAAGTAGTTCATCTAGTGGGCCCATTTGTTTTACTTGTTGTAGTTGGTCCAAGAAGTCATCTAGCGTCATGCTATTGTCTTTCATTTTTTGTTCCATGGCTTTCATTTTTTCTGTGTCTACATCGGTTTGTGCTTTTTCAATAAGTGAAAGCACGTCGCCCATGCCGAGAATTCTTGAAGCCATACGGTCGGGATGGAAGGTTTCGAGTGCTTCCATTTTTTCACCAGTGGCGATAAATTTAATTGGTTTTCCAGTGACAGAACGAATCGAAAGTGCGGCACCACCACGTGTATCACCATCTAGTTTTGTTAATACGACTCCAGTAATTTCTAATTGTTCGTTGAAGCTTTGCGCCACGTTGACTGCGTCTTGCCCGGTCATCGAATCGACTACAAGCAAAATTTCGGTTGGTTTGGCGATTTCTTTGACTTGTTTTAGCTCGTCCATTAACGTTTCATCGATGTGCAAACGGCCGGCTGTATCGATAATGACATAATCTAAATGTTCTTCTTTGGCTTTTTCGATTGCTTGTTTAGCAATTTCTACTGGGCTTACTTGATCACCTAGCGAAAATACCGGCATATCTAGTTGCTTGCCAAGCGTTTCTAATTGTTTGATTGCGGCTGGACGATAAATATCCGCTGCAACTAGTAAAGGTTTACGGTTATATTTTTTGCGTAATAAATTAGCAAGTTTTCCGGAAGTGGTTGTTTTACCAGCCCCTTGCAAACCTACCATCATGATAACGGTTGGCGGACGGTCCGCTGTTCCGATTTTGCTTTCTTCGCCGCCCATTAGGCTTGTTAATTCTTCTTGAACTATTTTGATGACTTGTTGGCCGGGTGTTAGACTTTTCATTACATCCGAGCCGACAGCACGTTCGCTTACTGTTTTAATAAATTGTTTAACGACTTTAAAGTTAACATCGGCTTCTAGTAGAGCAAGACGCACTTCACGCATCATTTCTTTTACGTCAGCTTCGTTTACTTTCCCTTTGCCGCGAATTTTGTTCATTGTTTCTTGGAGTCTTCCAGCTAGTCCTTCAAATGCCATGATTCTGGCCTCCTAATCGATATTTTTAAGCTGTTCGAGCGTCTCTTTCACTTGCTCGTCCAGAAAATTCTTCTTGGTTAATTGTGTTTCTAATTGACTAAAGAGTTTTTCTCGTTGTTGATATTTTTTTAGCATCCCTAGTTTTTCTTCGTATTTTTCTAGGCTTTCTTCGGTTCTTTTAATATTATCATAAATGGCTTGTCTGCTCACTTCAAATTCTTCGGCAATTTCGCCTAGTGAGTAATCATCCAGGTAATAAAAAGAAACATAGGCTTTTTGTTTTGTTGTTAATAATTCTTGGTAAAAATCAAATAATAAATTCATCCGGTTTGTCTTCTCAAACAAGGCGTTTCACCTCTCTCCTTTTAAAGGATACGGGGAAATCGCGGGAATGTCAAGGAAGGTTAAACAAAAGAGAAAAAAGCCGGAATGACAAGCATCATTCGGCTTTCTCTGATTATTTTTCGTTGTCTACCATATCAGCAAATAAGCCATAAACATATTCATTTGCATCAAAGGCTTGCAGGTCATCCATTTGTTCCCCAAGACCGACGAATTTCACTGGAATGTCCAGTTCGTTACGGATGGCGATGACAATACCACCTTTGGCAGTTCCGTCTAGTTTTGTAAGGATAATTCCAGTTACGTCTGTTGTTTCTTTAAATTGTTTCGCTTGAACGAAGGCGTTTTGACCAGTGGTTGCATCAAGTACTAGTAAAACTTCGTGTGGCGCATTAGGAAGTTCGCGTGTAATGACACGTTTTACTTTTTCTAGTTCGTTCATTAGATTGACTTTATTTTGTAAACGGCCGGCTGTGTCGCAAAGTAAAATGTCTGCTTTGCGTGCTTTTGCGGCTTGAACGGCATCAAACATTACAGCGGCAGGGTCACTTCCCTCGGCTTGCTTAATGACATCAACGCCAGTGCGCTCGCCCCATACTTCTAATTGATCAATCGCACCAGCTCGGAACGTATCTCCGGCT
It encodes:
- a CDS encoding Lmo1799 family Asp-Ala repeat surface protein, whose product is MKKQRVDYRRRLDQKRAQKAKLIAALITTTTMMVAPVTVNYDSFNHKFALSGIQADAATIDLLGNSNLNTQYSNGKLVITLSGNQLLSASAASTYYPYFELPSELSSILSNPNIRANTKIDYKIAYLGIGNIGLFNQGTVNGSNSTNFFIDPSKNAIGAKVNHLLGVGVSSVSTFTLTIDLLALGVTALPSANDGKLDFAARTGDGLLDIDLLNSNAARGFITTDVGDADADADADADADADADADADADADADADADADADADADADADADADADADADADADADADADADADADADADADADADADADADADADADADADADADADADADADADADADADADADADADADADADADADADADADADADADADADADADADADADADADADADADADADADADADADADADADADADADADADADADADADADADADADADADADADGDADADADADADADADADADADADADADADADADADADADADADADADADADADADADADADADADADADADADADADADADADADADADADADADADADADADADADADADADADADADADADADADADADADADADADADADADADADADADADADADADADADADADADVDIDWRDFLVEKPTVNPIYEGTKTISGSSIYKNMNINALLKSLQSDAPAGTVFYINLTLPDGTVIGNVLIHADGTYTINIPNYNLKAGDVIHLQVTAKYGDEVKTSDDVSVTVLPLVDSDADADADADADADADADADADADADADADGGTNPSTNGGGTTGTSNGGTSVTVSSMNSTGSGTMLSSGYSADGTTSISASDLPSTGDTNSSLPWVGLGLFSLAGAFLLRLFRK
- the lipA gene encoding tyrosine/lipid phosphatase LipA, with protein sequence MKNWVKVTGAGVLSATLLLGGCGAPSEEKAEANVKTEKTTLKPGSQIKLEGAVNVRDLGGYKTTDGLTIKPHKLIRSAELANLSDSDKKKLVNTYDLSQIVDFRTNSEVTAKPDPKLTDVTYTHDSVMKDNGASTSVQDLTASLAKMDNPETFLINANKSFITDETSIQAYKEFFDILLANQDGSVLWHCTAGKDRAGFGTALVLSALGVDKNTVIDDYMLSNKYRAADNKKAIEAVAAKTDNKKVIAGMTAVMEVRESYINAAFDEIDAKYGSMDNFLKEKLGLTDDKKEQLKKAYLY
- the ffh gene encoding signal recognition particle protein, with the translated sequence MAFEGLAGRLQETMNKIRGKGKVNEADVKEMMREVRLALLEADVNFKVVKQFIKTVSERAVGSDVMKSLTPGQQVIKIVQEELTSLMGGEESKIGTADRPPTVIMMVGLQGAGKTTTSGKLANLLRKKYNRKPLLVAADIYRPAAIKQLETLGKQLDMPVFSLGDQVSPVEIAKQAIEKAKEEHLDYVIIDTAGRLHIDETLMDELKQVKEIAKPTEILLVVDSMTGQDAVNVAQSFNEQLEITGVVLTKLDGDTRGGAALSIRSVTGKPIKFIATGEKMEALETFHPDRMASRILGMGDVLSLIEKAQTDVDTEKMKAMEQKMKDNSMTLDDFLDQLQQVKQMGPLDELLKMMPGANKMKGLDNMNVDDKQLGHIEAIIKSMTKNEKDNPDIINASRRKRIARGSGRPVQEINRLLKQFAEMKKMMKQMTGGGKGKKGKNPFGNFKMPF
- a CDS encoding putative DNA-binding protein; the encoded protein is MFEKTNRMNLLFDFYQELLTTKQKAYVSFYYLDDYSLGEIAEEFEVSRQAIYDNIKRTEESLEKYEEKLGMLKKYQQREKLFSQLETQLTKKNFLDEQVKETLEQLKNID
- the ftsY gene encoding signal recognition particle-docking protein FtsY, whose translation is MTFFKKLKDKITQQTDSVSGKFKDGLSKTRGNFSGKINEMVARYRKVDEDFFEELEEILIGADVGFETVMELVDTLRREVQLRNISDPKDVQEVIVEKLVEIYQGDEKEDEALHIEEDGLTVILFVGVNGVGKTTSIGKMAHRFKQEGKKVMLAAGDTFRAGAIDQLEVWGERTGVDVIKQAEGSDPAAVMFDAVQAAKARKADILLCDTAGRLQNKVNLMNELEKVKRVITRELPNAPHEVLLVLDATTGQNAFVQAKQFKETTDVTGIILTKLDGTAKGGIVIAIRNELDIPVKFVGLGEQMDDLQAFDANEYVYGLFADMVDNEK